GATAAATATCCTAATCTTTTTTGTGTTCTCCTTGTATTATAAAAACCTTCTATGTATTCAAATAATATCCGCTTTAATTCACTGTAACTTTTTAATTCCTGCGGATAAATTAATTCTTTCTTCAATACTGAATGAAAACTTTCTATACATGCATTATCATATGGATTCCCTCGGCGTGAATAAGATTCTATTATTCCGTATTCTAATAGTTTTTTTCTGTAATTTCTTGCTGTATACTGGCTTCCTCTATCTGTATGGATTATGCTTCCTTTTAATTTTTTCAAAGGTAACTTAAAAAGACTCTTTAATACCAGTTCTTCTTCCATTTTTTCACCAAATTCATAACTTAATATTTCATTATTATATAAGTCCATATAACTTGCCAGATAACACCATCCCTTATCTTTTGTCCTTATATACGTTATATCTCCTACTATTTTTTCATAACTCTTAGTGCTGTTAAAATCTCTGTTTAACCTATTCTCTAAGCCTTCATGCTCTGTTGCTACACTTGCTTTATATTTATATTTTTGTGTTACTACTGACTTTATACCCATTTCTTTCATTAATTTTTGGATTCGACGTTCACTTACTTTCATTCCTTTTTTCCTAAGTTCTCCTTGGATTTTTGGGCTTCCATATTTTTTTTCATTTAAAACCCATATTTCTCTTATTTCTTCTTTCAATCTCTGTTCTTCTAAGCTTCTCTTACTTATTTTTTTATTTTTATATGAATAGTAACTACTTCGGGATATCTCCAATAAATCCGATGTTCTTTTTATATTTTTTCTTCGTAGTTCCAATTTTTTCATTAATTCTTTTCTCTCTGACTTGTGAATATGGCTAAGGCATTTTTTAAGATATCATTATCCGTTTCTAATTCTTTCACT
The DNA window shown above is from Sebaldella sp. S0638 and carries:
- a CDS encoding IS3 family transposase, whose amino-acid sequence is MKKLELRRKNIKRTSDLLEISRSSYYSYKNKKISKRSLEEQRLKEEIREIWVLNEKKYGSPKIQGELRKKGMKVSERRIQKLMKEMGIKSVVTQKYKYKASVATEHEGLENRLNRDFNSTKSYEKIVGDITYIRTKDKGWCYLASYMDLYNNEILSYEFGEKMEEELVLKSLFKLPLKKLKGSIIHTDRGSQYTARNYRKKLLEYGIIESYSRRGNPYDNACIESFHSVLKKELIYPQELKSYSELKRILFEYIEGFYNTRRTQKRLGYLS